The genomic window GAGGCATTATGACAGCTGcgcgttatgttgatgacatctTACAAATCCCTTTACTGCCTGATCGAGACTGCCGTAGACACGTTCTTTTACAGCAAGACAATGCGCGTCCCCATATTGCTTGTCGAACTATGGAGTTTCTCCAAGAAGCTGACGTTAATGTTTTGCCGTGGGATCCGTGGGTTCACCGGATTTAAATCCTATCGAATATGTGTGGGATATGATGGTAAGGAGATTGTCCATTTTGCACTATACTCCACAGACTCTAGCATAGTCAATCCATGAAGTTTAAGTTGCTTGGAGCCAGGTGTCTCCAGCAGACATCGATCATCTTATTTTGTCAATGCCTAGACGTGTACAGGAGTACAGGACCTGTGGGGTTGccaaacacattatttttttttgattacaTGTTAATAAAAATTCTTGCCAACGATATCTTTCATTCTTGATGTAAATCTACGATGTTGTCAAAAAATAAACGTTCAAGAAATTATTCCTTTTGGGTGTAAtacttctaatgtcactgagtatattattttatttttgttaagtgtagTAAATCTACTACAACGAGTAATTAAGTATATTGagaaatatatgtatgtatattgtatattagtaTATTATATCAATATCTAAGCTAAATACAGATTTATTCTAAGTTATTCAATATAGCTCCCGAGATTGGTTTTAAGTGTAGAGTATATTTTTCACAGTTGGaatattttattacaaatgtATATCAACTTTAACTCTAAAGCAACCATCAGATATGCGCTGGGAAagtagtggtaggggagcaaagtatgctaaatgtgcagtcactcgagcgctttggggacctaatgggttgtgattattaggtcctaaaaccaaaaaagttaagtatattttccattttagtggggaattgtccatttttaatttaattttccatttccaacaatcggtTTTTTTAGATATAgggccatctatccataattcgaaaaaatgtttcgaataaaagttacttatttttacgcaaggaatccaaatctgcaataaaaatggggctcccatttaagattttaaactaaccccccaccccacctccgtggggcgtcgtgtttggtgccattcgataaatttttcaaaaatagtgaataagtgtatttttcagtttttcgatctgatgttcatttcgcaaaataccgcgggattcgtatttaaaatattaaatttaacccccacccctttccgtgagaagtcgtgtttggtatcattcgacagatttttgaaaaatattgagtacgtattttttagtttttcgatctgtcattcatttcgtgaaatattcgcttttttcttctgaaactttgggactcacccatttccttacgccccgctcaaatcgtcagatttttgaaatatacactgtttttcatgtacttaacttccttatcttaatctgacgatttcgagtttttctaaggatagatttttttcggaccccccttaacgaactcccctgcattaagagccaatgtatggtagaggtacattttcagggtacaaggtttctccccatctaataatctgacgcgctcgagtaactgtaaaaattcccgcttgggctcccctaccagaGTCAATGCTATTCGGCTTTTCATACCCCTAATTTATAAGGGTGGTCTACcccaaatattttttctttatgtttataacaaaattgttttttatttttgttttttatgatgTGGCATTAGAAAACACATACAACTTTTAATTTACACCTTTCTACGAGTAATACCCATAGATTTATAATACTCGTAATACCATCCTTTATTTTTcccacacattttttttttattattttttggattccattcgattttatttaattttataggtaTTTACATGgtattatgtaggtacttataattttaataaatttaatttaattttgttttgtataattttatttagttttatttaatttcgcCGGGACTGAATGGATAAAAACAAAAAGGTACGTTGAAAAAATACGtccatttgaaaaaaaaaaataaaaattaatcccATCCTTTCCCTACGGCTATGCATTTTCTTTCATttcaatttcaaatatattttataggttatgttatgatgttttgttttttctacagttttctattattatattaatttatttctGATTTCCTGAGTTTTGTACACAAAATACATTGATTAAAATAACTTTTGCTCAATAAACATTATGAAAGGCATTAGAAATTTATCTGCTGTTAGATCTAAATTGATCTCGAATCCTGTTGAAGATAATACatcagaaaaaatattgaaaacatctTTGAATGGTGATTTTGCAACACTAGAATATGAAAAAATAGGCGCAAATTCTTATGATTTAATCCACACAAACATACCTGAAGAATACCATGGACAAGGACTAGGAACAGTTTTTGCTCATGTGAGTATAAGCTGATTTAgatatgtttatttatatttatgtatatttttcaaattatttacatattgttgatgataaaaatatacttacctattcTTAGTTTCAAACTTTAGAATTAGTATGGTTGTATATCGCAAGCGGgattgccattctgtgaattatcataaataaatcctcctttaATATTTCACAGcagttaacagcgataatcctctacaagtacctgcctaatactacctttcatAGCGCTGCCGTTGAGAGCGGCAACATTGTCAACaaaattctcatttagtttgcAGTGGCCCTATTGTCCGTACACTGTCAGTACAACCTTTGTAGTATAATACACTAATATACTACAAATATTGCCTAATCTTGGGTTTCCCCCGTATATCCCAGCTGCAACTCCTTCACGGATTTTAGAGCCATCAGTATACCAGCATTGATCTGCCATTATGAGACTTCTGGACTTTATGGGCTTATGATTTATGTGACTCTTTGTTCAAAAAGAGTGGTAAACGGgtttttgaaattatatttaGGTTAAATTAGATTTGAAACCATTTCCAACTCTAGGTGATTTTTAATTATCTATCCACATTTAATCCCAGTGTCCTTCTGCCCTGCTTCATTCACCTCCTCTGTCAATATATGTAATGAAGGGTGGTCAAACATGACCTCCATGGAGAAGCTTCATAAGTAAGACACCATATTGCACTGCAGTGGTGAAAGTGTTAAAGGTTTTATGAAGAGACCAagaaaaaatacacaaaaagAAACAGAACTTTTGAATCCTTTATTACGACAAAACACTGACTAACAATGTACACTTCTTGAAGAACTGTTTGTCCAAAAACAGTTCGTAGTCAAGGAGTACCCGCCCTATTTGCCAGATTTAGCATctagcaaaaaaaataattttagactaCTTTACACTGTAGGGGAgtgttcaagtattacgtaacgcaatttttgaagattttgacccccctccccccatgtaacgcaccgtaacgtttttctgtaccccctccccctacctaaacgttacgtaacacccaagtggccatttgaacctaaatggaaaatgagattgcgaaaagtaccggaaactcggtaaaagaactttgttattattttaatcgcatttgaggtaataatagaaacttacaatcatcattcagccttaaatctccactgctgaacataggcctcctcccctcgtttctaaccacgtctatcctgggccgctctcatccagtttttatttagctttcttaagttgtcagtccatcttgtaggtggtcgaccgacgtttctcttgtcttctcttgacctccattccaataaactttttgtccatcgcccatctgtcattctggcaatgtgtcctgcccatctccacttcaacctggctagcctttcgatgacgtcagtcacctttgttctcctgatttcttcgtttctgattttgtcttgcagagttattcctaacattgaccgctccattcttctctgcattactcttagtttggtagccgaggctttagttaaggtaagtgtttctgatccgtgcgtcaagactgggaggatgcactgatcaaatacctttctcttaaggcatgtgggcaactcacttttaaaagtttctctcagttttccaaatgctgcccacccaagaacaaTTCTTCGAttcagttcatgtgtctggttatccctgccaatttcatgtcccatgacatgaaatatgttcaaaacttacaaaaatattcttttattattaattttacatttaaatttacattttccctacttggccccatccttaaatacatttttggcttcattctttattgttcttctcatgcattcttctattttatcttttttaataaaagcttaaaataaaataacatatgtatttattatttcaacattttattttgcttaataaaaatttttgtattaaGAATAATATACGATGTTAAAATGTGTGTTAAGATGTGTTTTTACCAGTAGTTTCgaaaaaatagtgaaaaatatgtgtaaaatttgTTGTTCTTCgacgccctgtatcgtgaaaacgcatgccgttacaaaaattatttagtaagcaaaccccaattattttttaatttttcacctatcctagagatcgtgttaccttttctgaaacaccctgtatatatataatatataagaaggcacttatggaataaaattatttctgtccttattttaaataattttaaaaaacgctgagacccgtagatttttatacataaaaatgtgtgcttttatctttaattttaattaaacaccctgttttcccaattttctaaactaagtatcaatatagtgggttttgtatttaatgctttttatttaaaaacatttttaaataatttgaaaatttacgtatttaaaacattaatgaatacctactgctGAAAACGATACTGTATGTTATGGACTTCAGAAAACATACATGATTTATGAGCATGTAGTTCCCTCTGCAACCTCTTAATCCCATATGTgtcttttcatcttttgttgtggagAAAGGTCCAGCTAATTATTGCAAACACATGTTACAGTGCTtcacaaattttaagattttttcacttgaataccaTTGTCCTGTTGTCgaaacatgagcggagcgtgagggcaGGGTTACCAGGTCAGTTTTGATTTcttcagtagttttgctttcaaaatatCAGTAGCAATCAGTagatttttttaaaccatgtaTAATACCCTGTGttaacctgtgttaacggccacctgttaAAATCGGCCACCTTTACTAACGCCCAGTTTCtaactaacggccagtttaaaaattgtCCAAACCAATATTGTCAGTCACATGTCCTACCACCTTTATATTACGCATGCGGCCAAATAATCTCATATTTTTAAAACCTTCATAATGCTTTagttataaaatactaaaatactacaAAAAAAGCTACAACTTTACtataaaataagtttattttgacattttattatttattttacttcaaaataaacTCATCTTATGTGCTTCAGTGCTTATGtccaacaaaaatataaattatagaaattaattattattcatttctaattaataaattaaaaacaaagtacTGCTTATctgatatttaattattaaaatcggCACCGCAAAGTCTAAATACTACAACTTAACAAAACACGCTCTGCAGTTATtggaaattggaaacagaataagtACTAAACTAAAGAAAagacaaaaattacccatttcatTTTTACCAAAGTATAAAGTACCTACCTATCTATTCATCAGATACACCCTAAGCTCATAAATAACTCCGAGGGAACAGTTCCGGATATTGGAAACATAATGTGACACATGGTCTattcaaaacaaaacaattctcaACGAAAGAGTCCCTTAAAGAGTCACTTGACATCATTTTTACCCTGAAAATCCTATGCCGCTAACTTTACCATCAAATATAATTTAGGTGAAGTGAAACGAAAGAAGAATGCGCTGTTGGATGTTGGGCTTTGGGTTGTATAATATGAATGAAAAATGGTTTATATTTGAGCAAtgatctttttttatatttttcggtACATTTTATACAGTTTTTAGTAGATCggagttcaaatcagtaggtCTACTGAAAAATCAGTAGACCTAGGTCACCCTGCGTGAgggtgcaacataatacaattcaggggtctatgtaaaacataaaagaaattatgtagtttttacgtaacgcgctgttcgaacccccctccccccatttaacgcgccgtaacgttttacaagactcccctccccccaaactgcgttacgtaatacttgaacgctccctaggTTAAGACATAAATGATATGTTTTAATTTGTATCTATATTCAAATAGAATTGAATACATATATCATTAAATTGAAACAATATTGTGTATGTATTTGAATCCTTATATACTTATATAGAGCATCCCagacccttttttcagtgcgtcacagattatcgaattctctctaatgcattacaattggaagtgacagaaaaaaacatACCTCTTTGATTATTATACACTGAACTTGGAAAATTGTGTATTTCTTGacgggtatttgcatattaaaacgacatacttatagatgtataattgtttggcgattacaatactctaaatagtTAACCAATCAAtgatactaataaaaataatttgacacaaaagtaatcgATTGTGAAAGTAGTATCACAAGATCCTATGGTAAAACGACAGttgtaatttctaggttagtatttttcagggacgtaaatataaatattttatgtcattgatatattcggacattgtaaagtgaaatttgattttatatttttatttaattttacattaaaatatttttgtataaatataaatatactgacaaatgtcagatttaactaaaaagtcatgtaatgatttgcgacattcttaaaatcctatatgtcatcaaaattaatgacgcactgaaagaagggtttgggaTCATCTATACCAAACTTTAAGGATAACCATATTATTGTTTTTAGAAAATCTTTGAGCATTTGGCAAgtaaaaatatcaaatttaagCTGACATGTGAATTTTTGGAAAATGTGTTCAATAAAAGTGGTAAAAAATATCAAGATTACCTGATTCCTAAATAGTATTTTTAATAGTACACGAGAGAAATGAAACAAAGCAAGTAATAGGTGTAATAGATTTTCGTAGATCAAAGTTAGCTATCGTTTTAGGTATTTTATGTAATATTGTTTGaacactttttatatttatttataatactcataaaaatatttatatattttttatatttaaatctcaattaaaattgtatattccattcaatattttttattttatttcatatttcaATGGTGTTTAAGTGAAAATTTGAAAGGAATAATCCTATAATATCTCATATATTAACACTCCAAGGAAAAAATGACCCAGTTTTTCCAGAATATATTATTATAGTCTAGGACATAGGATACGATAGGTcgatctgcaccgatctgtttaatggataaaaatgatTGGAGATTTAATTTAGTATGTTGACAATTATAATAAACAAGGAGTGCCCGATCTAATATTGTTTTgattataattaataaataattaaaaaatgacttttttataaattaaaagaaattttcgGCCCAGGCAGATACACtacgcgtcagagaaaacgggccagCCACAAAATgggggtcatttttgatgtctcgaatttcctaaacctgttgtccgatttaattaatttttttattatgttatagccttattcttgaACAATATCATACAATATAACAATATATCTAatgacaggtaaattgtcattgtatactggacgtaccaatcaaattgtgtttttttcttaaagttcaccACAACCTGtcgaatattctagcatttataaaatactgaaattaaaatccaaatatagcctcaggttttcttaacattctgttttttgattcatttgcttatgttggataataaaaaagttaggtactttaacaactagccatgttcttgatcaatacacggtgtttctaaataagtgcgacaaactttaaggggtaattcgatttaaataagcactataaaatattttgttttataggAGAATTTGCGCTATTTTACCAGTATTAAgcgaaaaaaaattggttgaaaaatgtttaataatttatgagatattgaatttgtttattaaatgttaccatattttcaattgcaaaaacgcggttgttgtcaAAAGAATATGCACCTGTATAAggtctcattatttttatttttattatgtatatttttaataaatgtattcataaattcaaattttaattacccctctaaaatggcatttgaaaattgttctaatttgttgaTAATcgggtttctgggaatttttcactaatttttttgtcgttttttcttcttttttttttcttggaattaTATTACTAGAGGGGCTCTTTAAGGCTCATTCGTTGTTACACAATCCGTAAATAAATTAAGTAGGATAAGTACGATAGGGAATATTAAGTAtaggaaaatatattgtaaaaaggTGTTTCGGCGAATGAGCCTTAAAGGGCTCGTGataatataactccaaggaaaaaaataagaagaacaaacgacaaaaaaattgttaattagtgaaatattcccaggaacccgattatcgaaacggcaattcaaaatatttaatcccggcgatgttattaaaaaaaaacaagttataaacaaaatagaataattttcaaatgccattttagaggggagtttCGTTCAAATTTGAATTTATCGATAGGTACATTTATGGGAAATatacataaacttaaaaaaaaatcttaCACAGGTGTATATTGTTTTGGCaccaaccgcgtttttgcaattgaaaatacaGTAATCCCTCTTCAACCACGGGGGTTACGTTCCGAAGAGAAAGGTGCGGTTGGTGAAACCGTGGTTGGCGAGGGATCCACGATCCAAAGAAGAATATGACATATAATCCCAATTTGGATACGTATATTAGTATGTACATAGAAAGAAATATGATAAAATTGCATATCTGTGAAATAGTATGAtcatatcaacaaaaataaagaCGCTGAGATCAACATCTACATTCGCCGGTATTTTAAACCTTCCGAACTATAAACTAATTGCCGTAGTATTACTACTAAGAACAAGCGCCAGTGGCGTATCATGAGTAATTTAACGCGACtggtcaaattataaaaaatatataaaaataataaaatattctcatTAAAGATTCAACAGATATCGCAACCGCGGATAAGTGAAACCGCGGTTGATGAGTCCGCGGATAACGAGGGATTACTGTATAGaacatttaataaataaatttaaaaaaaataccaagttttttgtaaaaggtatatattaaaataccctaaataagggtcacaatacaaaacgttttcgtaaggaatccatcatcagtgtttaaaaagaaaaaattgcatgcctgagtcaccaaaatgtattgggtaaaaaccctttaaatgtaaatgatatggttgttttacatatttatataaagatcatctgatgttaaagatatgcctggatgttacccagggcaacacaggactcttcccacgtggttagaatttttttggagaaaacctcacatattggatttcaatggccaactgacctGGTCGTAGATAGATGGTAAATAGATAGGTACACCACAAATCAAATTGACCATGTTATAATTGACAGAAGGCATtttagaatgctcagaatatcttgggttcaacgcatttctaacagagaagtcttaaacagagtaggtcaaggcgaaggtgacttaatgaagatgataaaaaagagaaaacttgaatatctggggcatataatgagaggtagcagatacaggatgctgcagttaatactcaatggaaagatcgacggaaaaagaggaattggtcgaaagaaatattatggctccgaaaccttcgtcaatggactggcttatcggcagatcaattgttacatgccgcacaagatcgagaacgatatcggcgaattgttatggaagctacccacgcctaaaaatttgggcacggtacttaaagaagaagattttacAAACCTAATGGACGTCAGAAGTTACAGAGGCGCAAATATTGACTCAGACCATTTCATGG from Diabrotica virgifera virgifera chromosome 5, PGI_DIABVI_V3a includes these protein-coding regions:
- the LOC126884191 gene encoding protein NATD1-like, translated to MKGIRNLSAVRSKLISNPVEDNTSEKILKTSLNGDFATLEYEKIGANSYDLIHTNIPEEYHGQGLGTVFAHKIFEHLASKNIKFKLTCEFLENVFNKSGKKYQDYLIPK